A genomic window from Bacteroidetes Order II. bacterium includes:
- a CDS encoding CotH kinase family protein: MCPFLSRCSFLISVLAFGVSSFAWAQFTDSNLPIIRIDTGGKTIVDEPRIVAKMEVVWNGPGKRNALNDPANHYDGPITIEFRGSTSQDLFPKKPYGLDTILPSGENNEVSLFGMPKGHDWVLNAAYNDKTLLRDVLAFKIARDMGGYWAPRTQFVELAINGRYEGVYVFMEQIKRGKDRVNISKLTNKDLTGDALTGGYILKVDKLTGDKSFSWTSTIPPKPGASQRITYQVEYPDLEDLAPEQKTYIRQWMTNLDTDLNSIGWNNPTTGYRKYIDTASMVDYLLLNEVTKNIDGYRLSAFMFKDRDSKDPRLRIGPPWDYNLTFGNADYHDGNDTNDWVVLFNQRFNDNFYVPFWWAKIWQDTNFQNDMRCRWLSLRGEKLTRNHMLHWVDSMAVVLNEAQKRNFQRWPIMGKYVWPNGFVGTSYASEIDFLRSWLLLRIGWIDENLPGSCTTANIPPEMREYDKSLHVYPNPFSDKLTLRYDTPLSGMLDIELFSVLGRRVMQKEVLIPYKGSYEILLPIEALAPGIYLGTARLLSDVNRFKVVKNPK, translated from the coding sequence ATGTGCCCATTTTTATCTCGTTGTTCTTTTCTAATCAGCGTTTTGGCCTTTGGGGTCTCCTCATTTGCATGGGCCCAATTTACCGACTCTAACTTGCCCATTATTCGGATTGATACCGGAGGGAAGACGATTGTGGATGAGCCGCGCATCGTAGCAAAAATGGAAGTGGTGTGGAATGGTCCCGGAAAACGAAATGCCCTGAACGATCCGGCAAATCATTATGATGGCCCAATCACCATCGAATTTCGTGGCTCGACATCGCAAGACCTGTTTCCCAAAAAGCCCTATGGTTTGGACACCATCTTGCCGAGCGGCGAAAACAATGAGGTCTCTTTGTTTGGTATGCCCAAAGGGCACGATTGGGTACTAAACGCTGCATATAACGATAAAACCCTCTTGAGGGATGTCTTGGCCTTCAAAATTGCACGGGATATGGGCGGATACTGGGCGCCCCGTACACAATTTGTGGAGCTGGCAATAAATGGCCGATACGAGGGGGTTTATGTCTTTATGGAGCAAATTAAACGGGGTAAAGACCGAGTAAATATTTCTAAACTAACCAATAAAGATCTGACAGGAGATGCCCTGACGGGGGGGTATATCCTAAAAGTGGATAAACTGACGGGTGACAAAAGCTTTTCATGGACCTCGACCATACCACCCAAGCCTGGTGCATCACAGCGCATTACCTATCAGGTTGAGTATCCCGATCTGGAAGACTTGGCTCCTGAACAAAAAACGTACATTCGGCAATGGATGACAAATCTGGATACAGATCTGAACAGCATAGGCTGGAATAACCCTACGACTGGATACCGTAAATATATAGACACCGCCTCGATGGTGGACTATTTGTTGCTGAACGAGGTGACCAAAAACATTGATGGCTACCGCCTGAGTGCCTTTATGTTTAAAGACCGCGATAGTAAAGACCCACGGTTACGTATCGGGCCACCCTGGGACTATAACCTGACGTTTGGTAATGCAGACTATCACGACGGAAACGACACCAACGATTGGGTGGTATTGTTTAATCAACGCTTTAACGACAATTTTTATGTACCTTTTTGGTGGGCCAAAATCTGGCAAGATACCAATTTTCAGAACGATATGCGATGCCGCTGGCTTTCACTAAGAGGAGAGAAACTAACCCGCAACCACATGCTTCATTGGGTGGATTCTATGGCTGTTGTATTGAACGAGGCGCAAAAAAGAAACTTCCAACGGTGGCCCATTATGGGCAAATATGTGTGGCCAAATGGCTTTGTGGGCACATCATATGCCAGTGAAATAGATTTTCTACGTTCGTGGCTGCTTCTTCGTATTGGATGGATAGACGAAAACCTCCCTGGCTCCTGTACAACGGCCAATATTCCGCCCGAAATGCGTGAGTATGACAAAAGCCTTCATGTGTACCCAAATCCATTCTCGGATAAACTAACCTTGCGGTACGATACGCCGCTTTCTGGAATGTTGGATATTGAACTGTTTAGTGTCTTAGGTAGGCGCGTGATGCAAAAAGAAGTCTTGATTCCCTATAAAGGATCATACGAAATATTACTACCCATAGAGGCTTTAGCCCCCGGCATCTACTTGGGTACGGCACGACTATTGTCAGATGTGAACCGGTTTAAAGTCGTCAAAAACCCAAAATAG
- a CDS encoding 3'-5' exonuclease, with amino-acid sequence MAFLVLDLELSGSEPGWHEIVQIGAVLCDSQWGERSTFLSNVYPENEESFSEPSRKVHGLSLDDLEEAPMLHELLPELEEWIIGSLPIRPAKHIPGSRERALREVIICGQSVIYDINFLRYAYRQEKKNWPFSHQILDLHTLSYLYFDVMGGAEGDVPHSRSLGSIAKWFGFERADNTHNALEDSLLTAKCFREMTQRIQAR; translated from the coding sequence ATGGCTTTCTTGGTATTAGATTTAGAACTTTCTGGTTCCGAACCTGGCTGGCACGAGATTGTGCAGATTGGCGCAGTCCTATGCGATAGTCAATGGGGTGAACGTAGTACCTTTCTCTCGAATGTCTATCCCGAAAATGAGGAGAGTTTCTCCGAGCCTTCTCGGAAAGTACATGGCCTCTCATTAGATGATTTAGAAGAGGCCCCGATGCTGCACGAACTATTGCCGGAGTTGGAAGAGTGGATCATAGGAAGCCTACCCATTCGTCCAGCAAAACATATTCCTGGTAGCCGCGAACGTGCACTCCGAGAAGTTATTATTTGCGGACAAAGTGTGATCTACGACATCAATTTTCTGCGTTATGCCTATCGGCAAGAAAAGAAAAATTGGCCCTTCTCTCACCAAATCTTAGACCTTCATACCCTGTCGTATCTCTATTTTGATGTGATGGGTGGGGCCGAGGGCGATGTGCCACACTCCCGCAGCCTTGGGAGTATAGCCAAATGGTTTGGATTTGAACGGGCAGATAACACGCACAATGCGCTTGAAGATAGTTTGCTTACGGCGAAGTGTTTTCGAGAAATGACCCAACGGATTCAGGCACGCTAA
- a CDS encoding cell wall hydrolase, with protein sequence MQAGMPLAYDARQAGNLNIKAYQPVLPEASEVVAEETEIAPDPIQIEQNMLWMARCMLSETRRPEEMELVAWVIRNRVDTSYRGKSTYEDVVLDPFQFSAFNPGWSTRSYFMKLDRNSKTTGWKEALDIAAKVINAEETERPFSEKTRHFYSEISMTGHNEPIWANGRMPVFLEGRDIDARRFRFYRDIF encoded by the coding sequence ATGCAAGCCGGAATGCCCCTTGCATATGATGCCCGTCAAGCCGGAAATCTGAATATCAAAGCTTATCAGCCTGTTCTTCCCGAAGCCAGTGAAGTTGTTGCCGAAGAAACCGAAATTGCACCTGACCCAATACAGATTGAACAAAATATGTTATGGATGGCACGGTGTATGCTCTCCGAAACCCGACGCCCGGAAGAAATGGAATTGGTCGCTTGGGTGATCCGCAATCGTGTGGATACCAGCTATCGTGGCAAAAGTACCTATGAAGATGTTGTACTAGATCCTTTCCAGTTTTCGGCCTTTAATCCTGGCTGGTCCACCCGTTCATACTTCATGAAACTTGACCGAAACTCCAAGACCACTGGCTGGAAAGAAGCACTTGATATTGCTGCCAAAGTGATTAACGCAGAGGAGACAGAACGTCCCTTCTCTGAAAAAACCCGTCATTTTTATAGCGAAATTTCCATGACTGGCCACAATGAACCCATTTGGGCGAATGGCCGGATGCCAGTTTTTCTGGAAGGTCGAGACATTGACGCCCGTCGCTTCCGGTTCTATCGGGATATATTCTAA
- a CDS encoding response regulator, with product MANLPRILWADDEIELLKPHVLFLESKGYDVVGVTNGVDAVEKVREERFDLVFLDEQMPGMGGLEALSEIKASAPDIPVVMITKSEEESLMEDAIGGQIADYLIKPVKPNQILLTCKKLLDGRVLKEEKAAQTFLQSFGRISTTLNDELSHEAWAEVYQELVRYDLQLEGDDGARQILDEQLRNAQTAFGRWIEANYEDWIQYAHTPPDEHRPVLSHEVMPKWVFPLLQEKKPTFFFLIDCMRYDQWLEFERLLYPLFEMEKNFHYAILPTATPYARNAIFSGLLPIDMAKRFPSQWADAEENENSKNLNEELFLQDLLKRHRLAPKTRYEKIVNGNEGRELLKNIRTHAKNDLSAIVVNFVDILAHSRSDSNVLKEIAPDERAYRALTRTWFAHSWLFQVFQELAELDCNIIVTSDHGAVRSLHDTKVIGDRSTSTSLRYKHGRNLKADSRHAIFIKDPKRYGLPPGGINTNYIIAKEDYYFVYPTNYHHYQHQYWDTFQHGGASLQEMILPVIRMKPKK from the coding sequence ATGGCAAACCTCCCCCGAATTCTATGGGCAGACGACGAAATCGAACTACTGAAGCCCCATGTTCTTTTTCTGGAATCTAAAGGCTACGACGTTGTTGGTGTGACCAACGGCGTTGATGCAGTTGAAAAAGTACGTGAAGAGCGATTCGACTTGGTGTTCCTTGACGAGCAAATGCCTGGCATGGGCGGTTTGGAAGCCCTAAGCGAAATCAAAGCTTCAGCTCCTGATATTCCGGTGGTGATGATCACCAAAAGCGAAGAAGAAAGCCTCATGGAAGATGCCATTGGCGGACAAATTGCAGATTACCTGATCAAACCCGTAAAACCGAACCAGATATTACTAACTTGCAAAAAATTGCTGGATGGCAGGGTACTGAAAGAGGAAAAAGCGGCCCAAACCTTTTTGCAGTCCTTCGGACGCATTTCCACAACTCTCAACGACGAACTCTCGCATGAAGCCTGGGCAGAGGTTTACCAAGAGTTGGTACGGTACGACCTACAACTTGAAGGGGATGACGGTGCCAGACAAATCTTAGACGAACAACTCCGGAATGCACAAACCGCTTTTGGGAGATGGATTGAAGCCAACTATGAAGACTGGATTCAATATGCCCATACCCCACCCGACGAACACCGACCTGTACTTTCTCATGAGGTAATGCCTAAATGGGTCTTCCCGCTGCTGCAAGAGAAAAAACCCACCTTCTTTTTCCTGATAGATTGTATGCGCTACGACCAATGGCTGGAGTTCGAGCGCCTGCTCTACCCCCTTTTCGAGATGGAAAAAAACTTTCATTATGCCATCTTACCAACCGCAACGCCCTATGCCCGCAATGCTATTTTTAGTGGATTACTGCCCATTGATATGGCAAAACGGTTTCCGTCACAGTGGGCTGATGCAGAAGAAAATGAGAATAGCAAAAACCTGAACGAAGAACTTTTTCTTCAGGATCTACTAAAACGACACCGACTTGCTCCCAAAACCCGTTACGAGAAAATCGTTAACGGAAACGAAGGCCGGGAATTGCTCAAAAACATCCGTACCCACGCCAAAAACGACCTCTCGGCCATCGTCGTGAACTTTGTAGATATTTTGGCGCATAGCCGATCGGACTCGAATGTATTGAAGGAAATTGCACCGGATGAACGCGCCTACCGCGCCCTTACACGTACCTGGTTTGCGCACTCTTGGCTGTTTCAGGTTTTTCAGGAATTGGCTGAATTAGACTGCAATATTATCGTTACGAGCGATCATGGCGCCGTCCGGAGTTTACACGACACCAAAGTGATCGGAGACCGCTCTACCTCTACCAGTTTACGGTACAAACATGGCCGAAACCTGAAGGCGGATTCACGACATGCCATTTTTATTAAAGACCCTAAACGTTATGGATTACCCCCGGGTGGGATTAATACAAACTACATTATTGCAAAAGAGGATTATTACTTTGTCTATCCCACCAACTACCATCATTATCAACACCAATATTGGGATACCTTCCAGCATGGTGGTGCCTCTTTGCAGGAAATGATCCTACCCGTCATACGGATGAAGCCAAAGAAATGA
- a CDS encoding HU family DNA-binding protein produces the protein MANELEKEDRIPTLTKKDVARRVAENMGEPIYRCEPWVHAVITAVRELMVEADPEVRIELRDFGVIEVKKTKAKPKARNPKTNEVVFIPSRRKTHFKPSKTLRKILQQPLAELEYAVPDGSADAS, from the coding sequence ATGGCAAATGAACTTGAAAAAGAAGATCGAATTCCAACCCTGACAAAGAAAGATGTCGCACGGCGGGTTGCTGAAAATATGGGAGAGCCAATTTATCGTTGTGAGCCGTGGGTACACGCCGTCATTACAGCTGTCCGCGAATTGATGGTAGAGGCAGATCCGGAAGTACGAATTGAATTGCGGGACTTTGGTGTGATCGAGGTAAAGAAAACCAAAGCAAAACCGAAAGCCCGAAATCCTAAAACCAACGAAGTGGTCTTTATCCCCAGCCGTCGGAAAACGCACTTTAAACCCAGCAAGACCTTGCGCAAAATCTTGCAGCAACCTCTAGCAGAACTTGAGTACGCTGTTCCGGATGGAAGTGCAGATGCTTCTTGA
- the menE gene encoding o-succinylbenzoate--CoA ligase has product MTKDPFKIPDPIILRATSSPQAVAIYTEEGFWTWADLDKKARRMATKLKNDGIGQGDILAICAHPQPNYMALMLACIREKIVFCPLSPQLPEDALHEQMREVGAKACYQEAELADMPTDAVPHRETPWYFTQHTTLVFTSGSSGRPQAALHSLGNHYWSADGSCQNIPLAPGHCWLLSLPLYHVSGLGIVFRCWFSGAALLLSGSLWETLQKSRLPTHVSLVGTQAIRLLEKKAPLDRLVAVLLGGSAMPKSVISAMISHKWPIFISYGMTEMTSQITTTPPNASLACLTGTSGRLLPHREVRLNADGEICVRGKTRFLGYWTKNDLVAPFDEQGWLATGDLGSWTEEGFLQVTGRKDNLFISGGENIQPEEIENLLYQVPGVQNVLVVAIPDVVYGQRPVAFIQGEVSAPDLLLALEKQLPRFKIPVHIWDWPLPKDNTELKPKRHFFEQKAMEYLEKQISLS; this is encoded by the coding sequence ATGACAAAAGACCCTTTCAAAATTCCAGATCCTATTATACTCAGGGCGACTTCTTCCCCTCAAGCGGTTGCTATTTATACAGAGGAGGGGTTCTGGACTTGGGCAGACTTAGATAAAAAAGCCCGCCGTATGGCCACTAAGTTGAAAAATGACGGGATCGGCCAAGGCGACATTCTGGCGATTTGTGCCCATCCACAACCCAACTATATGGCCTTAATGCTGGCTTGTATTCGGGAAAAAATTGTTTTTTGCCCGTTAAGCCCGCAATTGCCAGAAGACGCTTTGCATGAACAGATGCGCGAAGTGGGTGCAAAGGCTTGTTACCAAGAAGCAGAACTTGCTGATATGCCAACAGATGCCGTGCCACATAGAGAAACTCCTTGGTACTTTACGCAACACACCACACTGGTCTTTACGTCGGGCAGCAGCGGCCGCCCCCAAGCGGCATTACATTCATTGGGTAATCATTATTGGAGTGCAGACGGCTCTTGTCAGAATATCCCCCTCGCACCAGGCCATTGTTGGTTATTGTCGTTACCACTCTATCATGTTTCGGGCTTGGGCATCGTTTTTCGTTGTTGGTTTTCCGGTGCTGCTCTGCTGCTCTCTGGTTCTTTGTGGGAGACCTTGCAAAAAAGTCGCCTGCCCACCCATGTCTCATTGGTTGGTACGCAAGCCATTCGTTTATTAGAAAAAAAAGCTCCATTAGACCGTTTGGTCGCCGTATTACTCGGCGGAAGTGCAATGCCAAAATCCGTTATTTCAGCAATGATTTCCCATAAGTGGCCTATTTTTATAAGCTATGGGATGACGGAAATGACCTCGCAAATCACTACAACTCCGCCCAATGCTTCCTTGGCATGTTTGACTGGAACTTCCGGACGTTTATTGCCTCATCGCGAAGTCCGTCTTAATGCCGATGGGGAAATTTGCGTTCGAGGCAAAACGCGCTTTTTGGGATATTGGACAAAAAACGACTTGGTAGCGCCCTTTGATGAACAAGGGTGGTTGGCTACGGGCGATTTGGGGTCGTGGACTGAGGAGGGGTTTCTACAGGTGACAGGCAGAAAAGATAATCTATTTATCTCCGGTGGCGAAAATATTCAGCCGGAAGAAATCGAAAACCTTTTATATCAGGTTCCGGGTGTACAAAACGTCTTGGTCGTCGCCATTCCAGATGTGGTTTATGGGCAGCGTCCCGTAGCTTTTATACAAGGGGAAGTCTCTGCTCCTGACCTGTTGTTGGCATTAGAAAAACAATTGCCGCGCTTTAAAATCCCGGTGCATATTTGGGATTGGCCATTACCGAAAGACAACACGGAACTAAAACCGAAACGCCATTTTTTTGAGCAAAAGGCGATGGAATACTTGGAAAAACAAATTTCTTTATCCTAA
- a CDS encoding nucleotidyltransferase family protein, protein MKTLILCGGLGTRLRSAVADRPKSLAPIAHRPFLAWTLDALRRQNQYDFVLSAGYLAEQIEVFAREYQQEVADSKLRIEVITEPKPLGTGGAIFYALRKAALKEPFLVLNGDTFFSGSVAELIRFYAQKKAMVAICVTQVADSSRYGRVMFVPESGLVTGFEEKNGSHQAASWINSGQYLLNPAVFDIPSLPDAFSLEHDIFPRLSDQQQLYAHPFPEAFFLDIGTPEDYTRAEALLPIFRETHLTKRPTL, encoded by the coding sequence ATGAAAACCCTAATCCTTTGTGGCGGTCTTGGGACCCGTTTAAGAAGCGCCGTCGCGGATCGCCCCAAGTCGCTTGCACCTATTGCCCATCGCCCGTTTTTGGCGTGGACCTTAGATGCGCTTCGCCGTCAAAATCAATACGATTTTGTACTGAGTGCCGGATATTTGGCCGAGCAAATCGAGGTTTTCGCAAGGGAATACCAACAAGAGGTTGCCGATTCGAAGCTACGCATTGAAGTCATAACCGAGCCAAAACCACTTGGAACGGGCGGAGCGATATTCTATGCCCTTCGTAAAGCAGCCTTGAAAGAACCTTTTTTGGTCTTGAATGGGGATACCTTTTTTAGTGGATCGGTCGCTGAACTCATCCGGTTTTATGCACAAAAAAAAGCTATGGTCGCCATTTGTGTCACCCAAGTCGCCGATTCGAGCCGATATGGCCGCGTGATGTTTGTACCTGAAAGTGGCTTGGTCACTGGTTTTGAAGAGAAAAATGGCAGCCATCAGGCCGCCTCTTGGATCAACTCCGGGCAATACCTGCTAAATCCCGCTGTTTTTGACATTCCTTCCCTTCCAGATGCCTTTTCTTTGGAACACGATATTTTTCCCCGTTTGTCTGATCAACAACAGCTATATGCCCATCCTTTTCCAGAGGCTTTTTTTTTGGACATCGGGACACCTGAAGATTACACCCGTGCGGAGGCCCTACTCCCCATTTTTCGTGAAACCCACCTGACTAAAAGACCGACATTATGA
- a CDS encoding protein-L-isoaspartate(D-aspartate) O-methyltransferase encodes MQYFRSFDRQRAAMVAELRSLGITHEGVLDAIGRVERHLFIDQALHLRAYRNEALPIGNGQTISQPLTVALQTALLDPKPGDRVLEVGLGSGYQAAVLCEMGVQVYSIEYHERLWQLAQQRLNTLGYVFTSRAGDGSCGWPEFAPFDGVVVTAGATEIPKALMNQLILPSPQKQGGRMVVPIGDRTSQKMMKCLRVGPYEYQWQEGGAFRFVPFING; translated from the coding sequence ATGCAGTATTTTCGTTCATTCGATCGTCAGCGTGCCGCAATGGTGGCAGAACTTCGCAGCCTTGGCATCACACACGAAGGCGTGCTTGATGCGATTGGGCGCGTAGAACGTCATCTTTTTATAGACCAAGCATTACACCTTAGGGCCTACCGAAACGAGGCATTGCCCATCGGAAACGGCCAAACCATTTCTCAACCCCTTACCGTAGCACTCCAAACTGCCTTGTTGGACCCAAAGCCGGGAGATCGTGTGCTCGAGGTAGGGCTGGGCAGTGGTTATCAGGCCGCTGTTTTGTGCGAAATGGGCGTGCAGGTTTATTCCATTGAATACCACGAGCGGCTTTGGCAACTTGCACAACAACGGTTGAACACCTTGGGGTATGTCTTCACTTCTCGCGCCGGAGATGGTAGTTGTGGTTGGCCAGAATTTGCACCTTTCGATGGAGTGGTGGTGACAGCTGGGGCTACAGAAATACCAAAAGCGCTGATGAATCAGTTAATCTTGCCAAGCCCGCAAAAACAAGGCGGTCGAATGGTCGTGCCTATCGGCGACCGGACTTCGCAGAAAATGATGAAATGTTTAAGAGTAGGCCCGTATGAATACCAGTGGCAAGAAGGAGGGGCCTTTCGTTTTGTCCCATTTATTAATGGCTGA
- a CDS encoding GHMP kinase, producing the protein MSKTIIRARAPLRISFGGGGTDVAPYCAERGGLVLNATINRYAYVTIEPNDSGRIKLVSLDFGQEVVYDADSPIPTENDDMKLAKGVIRRLGISGEGFNLYTHTDCPPGSGLGASSTMVVALLGAFNEWKGLSLGTYDIAQLAYDIERIDLGIKGGSQDQYAAAFGGFNLIEFYADHVLVNPLRISDAAIAELEYSLILAFTGKSRFSSSIIETQIRNYEAQNADAIAGMDATKALATEMKAALLKGTYRRLGELLHEAWVAKKKMSDHISNPQIDRLYEAACEAGAVGGKISGAGGGGFMYFFAAFDKRKAVADSIQALGAEVVHFGFTQTGLQTWKRSIPLNK; encoded by the coding sequence ATGAGCAAAACCATTATTCGCGCTCGTGCGCCGTTGCGCATCAGTTTTGGAGGCGGTGGAACTGATGTGGCTCCGTATTGTGCTGAACGGGGTGGTTTGGTACTGAATGCCACGATCAACCGATACGCCTATGTCACCATTGAGCCAAACGACTCCGGACGAATTAAGTTGGTTTCGTTAGATTTTGGACAAGAAGTTGTGTATGACGCCGATTCCCCGATTCCTACAGAGAATGACGATATGAAATTAGCCAAAGGCGTTATCCGGCGGCTGGGGATTTCCGGCGAGGGGTTTAATCTTTATACCCACACCGATTGCCCTCCCGGAAGTGGCCTTGGCGCCTCTTCGACAATGGTGGTAGCGCTTTTGGGGGCTTTTAATGAGTGGAAAGGCTTGAGCCTCGGTACCTACGACATTGCCCAATTGGCCTACGATATCGAACGGATAGACTTGGGGATTAAGGGGGGAAGCCAAGACCAATATGCAGCCGCTTTTGGAGGCTTTAACCTGATAGAGTTTTATGCCGATCATGTGCTCGTAAATCCGCTACGTATTTCAGATGCCGCTATCGCAGAGTTGGAGTATTCGCTGATTTTGGCTTTTACCGGGAAAAGTCGCTTTTCGTCCTCCATCATAGAGACACAAATCCGAAATTATGAAGCCCAAAACGCCGATGCCATTGCGGGGATGGATGCTACCAAAGCCTTGGCCACCGAAATGAAGGCGGCCCTCCTAAAAGGAACTTACCGCAGGCTGGGTGAATTACTGCACGAAGCATGGGTCGCGAAGAAAAAAATGTCTGACCATATCTCCAATCCGCAAATAGACCGCCTCTATGAGGCGGCATGTGAGGCAGGAGCTGTCGGAGGGAAAATTTCGGGTGCTGGAGGTGGTGGATTTATGTATTTTTTTGCAGCGTTTGATAAACGCAAGGCCGTAGCCGATTCCATTCAGGCGCTCGGAGCTGAAGTGGTTCATTTTGGCTTTACCCAAACGGGTTTACAAACTTGGAAAAGAAGTATTCCTCTTAATAAATAA
- a CDS encoding SIS domain-containing protein — MTTTHWLHEQIEESIRVHEAVKGMVPLLESIAQEMVNTFQNNGRVFFCGNGGSAADAQHWAAELSGRFFLDRPGLPAIALTVNTSEITAIGNDYGYDVVFSRPLYGLGQEGDMLIGISTSGSSVNVIRAVETAKEKKIRTVAFTGETGGKLLHMADWCVRMPSQNVARIQEGHELCGHLICGLVERMIFG, encoded by the coding sequence ATGACAACAACCCATTGGCTCCATGAGCAGATTGAAGAAAGCATTCGTGTACATGAGGCCGTAAAAGGCATGGTTCCACTGCTTGAGTCCATTGCGCAAGAAATGGTGAACACCTTCCAAAACAATGGCCGCGTTTTTTTCTGCGGAAACGGAGGAAGTGCCGCCGATGCCCAACACTGGGCCGCCGAACTTTCAGGTAGATTCTTTTTAGATCGTCCAGGGCTTCCTGCCATTGCCCTCACCGTAAACACCTCCGAAATTACCGCTATCGGAAATGACTATGGCTACGACGTTGTCTTCTCAAGACCCCTCTACGGGTTAGGGCAAGAAGGGGATATGCTCATTGGTATTTCAACCAGTGGTAGCTCGGTCAATGTGATTCGGGCCGTAGAAACAGCAAAGGAAAAAAAGATCCGAACCGTAGCATTCACAGGCGAAACGGGAGGAAAATTGTTGCATATGGCGGACTGGTGTGTTCGGATGCCTTCTCAAAACGTGGCGCGTATTCAGGAAGGACATGAACTTTGTGGCCATCTGATCTGCGGCTTGGTAGAACGAATGATCTTCGGATAG